Within Celeribacter marinus, the genomic segment AAGCCGCTGCATAAAGGCGAACGATGGAAACGCCCGACGATGCCGCGTAGACAATCAACATGATCGACGGCGGGATCAAAATACCGAGCGTGCCGCCCGCGCAAATGATGCCAGCCGCAAAGCTGTGGTCGTACCGCATCTTAAGCATCTGTGGCAGAGCCAGTAGACCCATCAGTGTCACAACCGCACCCACGATCCCCGTTGCAGTCGCAAACAGCGCGCAAGTGACCAAGGCGGCAACACCAAGAGAGCCGGGAACATTGCGTGTGGCAACGGCGAGTGTGCTGAACAGTTTATCCACAATGTTCGCGCGCTCCACGATGTAGCCCATAAAGAGGAACAGCGGGATCGCGGTTAGAACTTCGTTTGATATCACCGAATAGGTTTGGTTTATGAAGAGATCGAATATTCGGTTATTATAGAACCCTTCGAGCCATAATTGTGTGGATTCCAACCAAGGTGTATCCTCGGCAAGACGGTCAAAGCTGCGCCACATGCGTGCGGCGTCATAATAAGCATAGTAGCCAAAGCCTATGCCGATCGCCATCAAGGTGTAGGCAATCGGGAAGCCTAAAAACACGCAGGCAATGAATATGCCAAGCATGGATATGGCGATTTGTGGATCGGTCACTGTGTGAACTCCAATTTTCGAAAGCAGAAGAGTCGGTCCCAACGCGTCGGTTGGACCAGATTATTTACCTTCGGCTGCCTGTTTCATGAGTAGGGTTTCGGTTTCCTCAACGTCGGATGCCAACGGAAGCCATTTGCCGTCTTTGATGCAAATGATGCAGCGGAAAACCTGTGCGATACCTTGCACAAACAACAATAGCCCAGCCGCAACAATGACGGTCTTAAATTGGTAAATCGGGATGCCAGCCGGACTGTTCACCGACACCTCTGCGTATCCCCACGAGCGGCTTGCGTATTTCCAACCGGAAAAGATGAGCGCAAGAATGCCTGGGAAGAAAAACAAGATGTACAGCGTCAGATCAAGAATGGCCTGCGTTCTATCCGACCAAAGACGGTATAGAAAATCGCCGCGCACGTGACCGCCGCGCGATAGCGTATAGGCGCCCCCCATCATGAACACAGTTCCATACATGATGAAACTGATGTCGAGCGCCCAAGGCGTTGGACTGTTCAACAGGTAACGCACAAAGACCTCATAGCTCATGCCAAAGGTCATCAGGATTATCAGCCACCCAAAGGCTTTACCGAACCAAGCGGAAAGATTGTCGGCAAATCGGATATAGTTTAGCATTCGTAGCTCCAGTCGAGACATATCCAAGGTGAAAAAGGCGTGGTTTCCCACGCCTTTTCGTTGATGATTAGAGTTTCAACTTACCTGGGAAATAGTGCTCGTATGCCAAGCCGAGGTCGGGTGCGTTCATGAGTTCGTAGTACGCAACTTTTTCGGTCCAAGCACGCTGGCTCGCCATAACGCGGGCATTGAATTCGTCTGTTTCCAGATCTGCGATCAATGTATCCCATGCCTCCAACTGGCCTGCGAGGATTTCTTTGGAAGTGCGGTGAACTGCAACGCCGTCATCAGCCTGAAGCTCGGACAGATCCTTGGAGTATTCGCGCATCGCCAAAGCGGTGTTCGATGTCGAGGACGCTTCAACAGCGTGCTTGAGGATCGCCTGCAGATCTTCTGGAAGATCTTCGAGGAAGTCTTTGTTGAACAGGAATTCGAACGATTCAGACGCTTGGTGGTACGAGGACAGGTAGTAGTTTTTCGCAACGTCCTGTGCACCGAAACGACGGTCAGATGATGGGTTGTTGAATTCGAACGCATCGATCACGCCACGCTCCATCGCAGGGACGATTTCGCCACCTGGAAGCTGAGCCACGGACATGCCCATCTGCTGAAGAAGATCAGCCGCAAGACCCACTGTGCGGTATTTGAACCCTTTGAGGTCAGCAACAGTGTTTATTTCTTCTTTGAACCAACCGAACGGCTGTGCGGGCATTGGCATACCCATCATACCGACAACGTTCAGGCCAAGGACGTCCTGAGTGAGTTCGCGGTACAGTTCAGCACCCCCACCTTGGTAGAACCACGCCTGCATGGTTGTAGCAGAGCCACCGAAAACAGGGCCGGTGCCAAAGAACGATGCCGCTTTGGATTTACCGTACCAGTACACTGGAACAGTGTGGGCCGCGTCGATAATACCATCGTTGACAGCGTCCATAACTTGGAACGAAGCAACCACAGCACCCGCTGGCAACAGGTCGATTTTCAAACGACCGCCGGACATGGCCTCTACGCGCTCAACATATTCGCGCGCGAAATCCATCCAGATGTCGGAGGCAGACCACGATGTCTGCATTTTCATCACGATCGGCGCCTGCGCCATTGCGGCCGGAGCCGCAAGAACGGTTGCCGCAGCAGCGGACCCGCCGATAGCACCCGTGCGCAAAAACGAGCGGCGCGACAGAGTCGTGGAGTTCGGTTTATTTGTCATATTTGTCCTCCCAGACGATTTGGAACACTTTGTGCGTTCCTTAATCTAATAAGATCATTGTTCACGAAAAAAACAAAATCAACACTTTTAAATTCAACTTTCCACCATGTGGAAAGCGTATGCGGGGATACTGATTTTTCGTTTATTTTCAGAATTATGCGATACGATCTTTAGGGTCTTCCCCATTAAAATACGCATCCAAATTGTCGAGCGCACGAAACCCCATTGCATCGCGTGTTTCTTCGGTTGCGGACCCGATGTGCGGCAATAAAAACGTATTGGGCAAGGCCCCGAGATCTGGGTTGCCGCCCGGCTCGGTTTGGAAAACGTCCAAGCCCGCAGCGAACAACTTGCCCGAGGTCAATGCGTCGATCAACGCGGCTTCATCAACCAATGCGCCGCGTGCCGTGTTCACCAAAATCGCACGATCCGGTAGGAGGGAGAGGGTTCTTTCATTAATTATTCCAACGTTTTGAGCACTGGACGGGCAATGAAGGCTCAAAACGTCAGAACAGGCCAGCAACCCTTCGACGGTCTCATGATAAATCGCACCCTGTTCGAGATGCTCGGGCAAACGGCGGCGATTGTGGTAATGGATTTCCATACCAAAGCCCCGCGCCCGCTGTGCCGTGACTTGTCCCACGCGGCCCATGCCCAGAACGCCAAAGCGTTTCGCCGTGACCTGACGCCCAACCATAAAGGCGGGAGACCAAAAGTTCCATTGACCAGAACGCACCATTGCGTCCCCTTCGGCACCACGACGTGCCGCGCCGAGCATACATAGCATCGCAATTTCAGCAGTCGCATCCGACAACACATCGGGGGTGTTCGTGACAACAATTCCCGCAGATGTTGCGGCTGCCAAATCGACGTGATCGGTGCCAACAGAATGGTTTGCGATAATCTTGAGCTGCGGGCCGAGTTCTGCGATCACATCGGCACTGAAGTGCTCGGAATGACAGGGTAAA encodes:
- a CDS encoding TRAP transporter small permease subunit, encoding MLNYIRFADNLSAWFGKAFGWLIILMTFGMSYEVFVRYLLNSPTPWALDISFIMYGTVFMMGGAYTLSRGGHVRGDFLYRLWSDRTQAILDLTLYILFFFPGILALIFSGWKYASRSWGYAEVSVNSPAGIPIYQFKTVIVAAGLLLFVQGIAQVFRCIICIKDGKWLPLASDVEETETLLMKQAAEGK
- a CDS encoding TRAP transporter substrate-binding protein: MTNKPNSTTLSRRSFLRTGAIGGSAAAATVLAAPAAMAQAPIVMKMQTSWSASDIWMDFAREYVERVEAMSGGRLKIDLLPAGAVVASFQVMDAVNDGIIDAAHTVPVYWYGKSKAASFFGTGPVFGGSATTMQAWFYQGGGAELYRELTQDVLGLNVVGMMGMPMPAQPFGWFKEEINTVADLKGFKYRTVGLAADLLQQMGMSVAQLPGGEIVPAMERGVIDAFEFNNPSSDRRFGAQDVAKNYYLSSYHQASESFEFLFNKDFLEDLPEDLQAILKHAVEASSTSNTALAMREYSKDLSELQADDGVAVHRTSKEILAGQLEAWDTLIADLETDEFNARVMASQRAWTEKVAYYELMNAPDLGLAYEHYFPGKLKL
- a CDS encoding 2-hydroxyacid dehydrogenase: MTKPKLLITRKLRPQVEARAARDYDVVFNADDRQFDRDELIAACRSVDAVLPCHSEHFSADVIAELGPQLKIIANHSVGTDHVDLAAATSAGIVVTNTPDVLSDATAEIAMLCMLGAARRGAEGDAMVRSGQWNFWSPAFMVGRQVTAKRFGVLGMGRVGQVTAQRARGFGMEIHYHNRRRLPEHLEQGAIYHETVEGLLACSDVLSLHCPSSAQNVGIINERTLSLLPDRAILVNTARGALVDEAALIDALTSGKLFAAGLDVFQTEPGGNPDLGALPNTFLLPHIGSATEETRDAMGFRALDNLDAYFNGEDPKDRIA